A part of Arthrobacter dokdonellae genomic DNA contains:
- the rnc gene encoding ribonuclease III has protein sequence MSSVAEPPKLEDGHKLLLKRLGVTIDAGTLRLALTHRSYAYENGGIPTNERMEFLGDSILGFSVTDALYRDNPSLPEGELAKRRSAVVSTRALASIARSLGLGEFIYLGQGERLTKGRNKSSILADTMEALIGATYLTNGIETARQLVMRLVGPLLADSEVLGAGTDWKTSIQEISAARHLGSIAYEIDGTGPDHDRSFSARLVIGGHHYGTGAGPSKKEAERAAAAAGWKALQERFYPSKDSKHDAGTPSADTARSVASGASVASSAASSADSSPSKSSGPAAD, from the coding sequence ATGTCCTCAGTTGCGGAACCCCCGAAGCTCGAGGACGGGCACAAACTGCTTTTGAAGCGTCTCGGTGTCACTATTGATGCCGGGACGCTTCGTCTTGCCCTGACACACCGTTCCTACGCATATGAAAACGGCGGCATCCCAACCAACGAACGCATGGAGTTCCTCGGCGACTCCATTCTGGGCTTCTCCGTCACGGACGCCCTGTACCGCGACAACCCGTCGCTGCCCGAGGGTGAGCTGGCCAAACGCCGCTCCGCCGTGGTCTCCACCCGGGCCCTCGCCTCGATTGCCCGCTCCCTGGGCCTGGGCGAATTCATCTACCTGGGCCAGGGCGAGCGCCTCACCAAGGGCCGCAACAAGTCCTCGATCCTGGCCGACACCATGGAAGCACTCATCGGCGCCACGTATCTGACGAACGGCATCGAGACGGCCCGGCAGCTGGTCATGCGCCTGGTGGGGCCGCTGCTGGCCGACTCAGAGGTCCTCGGAGCCGGCACCGACTGGAAGACCAGCATCCAGGAAATTTCCGCCGCCCGCCACCTGGGCTCGATCGCCTACGAGATCGACGGCACCGGCCCCGACCACGACCGCTCGTTCTCCGCGCGTCTGGTGATCGGCGGCCACCACTACGGCACCGGCGCCGGGCCGTCCAAGAAGGAAGCCGAGCGCGCCGCCGCCGCCGCCGGGTGGAAGGCGCTGCAGGAACGCTTTTACCCGTCCAAGGATTCCAAGCACGACGCCGGGACCCCGTCTGCCGATACCGCCCGTTCCGTGGCTTCCGGGGCTTCGGTGGCTTCCAGTGCGGCTTCCAGTGCGGATTCTTCCCCGTCCAAGTCCTCCGGACCAGCCGCGGACTAA
- the rpmF gene encoding 50S ribosomal protein L32 → MAVPKRKMSRANTRARRSQWKATAPNLVKTIENGQVVYSLPHQAKVVTDSAGTALFLEYKGRKVADV, encoded by the coding sequence GTGGCTGTTCCCAAGCGGAAGATGTCCCGTGCCAATACGCGCGCACGCCGTTCCCAGTGGAAGGCCACCGCGCCGAACCTGGTCAAGACCATCGAAAACGGCCAGGTTGTCTACAGCCTGCCGCACCAGGCCAAGGTCGTCACCGACTCCGCCGGCACCGCCCTGTTCCTGGAATACAAGGGCCGTAAGGTTGCCGACGTCTAA
- a CDS encoding spermidine synthase: MVLASRYLRASGVHATIDADPWHEHAFVLSIDNAEQSQVNLAHPDEVFYEYLRRIANAVDLVKPAGEPVAVLHLGAGALTLARYIQATRPGSVQHAVELERELLDFVLEHLPLPAGTNLTSHVGDAREALGALPAGLTFDVVILDIFSGPDAPAHLACTDFYREAAAVLAAGGVLAVNVGDEPGFSLVRSQARAMREAIPGTAAYGATNLFTRRYPGNIILLGRKGGWPAEWSQALVAAGPHPATVLSGVELDELAG, translated from the coding sequence GTGGTCCTGGCCAGCCGCTACCTGCGCGCTTCAGGCGTGCACGCCACGATCGACGCCGATCCCTGGCATGAGCATGCCTTTGTCCTGAGCATTGACAACGCCGAACAGTCGCAGGTCAACCTGGCGCACCCGGACGAGGTGTTCTACGAATACCTGCGCCGGATCGCCAACGCCGTGGACCTGGTCAAGCCGGCCGGGGAACCGGTCGCTGTCCTGCACCTGGGCGCGGGCGCGCTCACGCTGGCCCGCTACATCCAGGCCACCCGCCCGGGCTCCGTCCAGCACGCCGTGGAGCTGGAGCGCGAACTGCTCGACTTTGTCCTTGAACACCTGCCGCTGCCGGCCGGGACGAACCTCACCAGCCACGTGGGCGACGCCCGCGAAGCGCTCGGCGCGCTGCCCGCCGGCCTGACGTTCGACGTCGTCATTCTGGACATTTTCAGCGGACCGGACGCGCCGGCCCACCTGGCCTGCACGGATTTTTACCGCGAAGCGGCGGCCGTGCTGGCGGCTGGCGGGGTGCTGGCCGTCAATGTGGGCGACGAGCCCGGGTTTTCGCTGGTGCGCAGCCAGGCCCGGGCGATGCGGGAGGCCATTCCCGGCACCGCGGCGTACGGCGCCACGAACCTGTTCACGCGGCGCTACCCCGGCAACATCATCCTGCTGGGCCGGAAGGGTGGCTGGCCGGCCGAATGGTCGCAGGCGCTGGTCGCGGCCGGCCCGCACCCGGCCACGGTGCTCAGCGGCGTGGAACTGGACGAGCTCGCCGGGTGA
- the rsmD gene encoding 16S rRNA (guanine(966)-N(2))-methyltransferase RsmD: protein MSRIVAGAAGGTPLVSVPGDGTRPTTDRVKEALFSRLESMNMLADVRVLDLYAGSGSLGVESASRGAKSVELVEFNEKAAGVCQRNAELVNKVRGAKVVSVQRSRVESFLARVADAGVDQWDLVFMDPPYPLTEPELSQVLELLGPRLSPYAVVVVERSARTPEPAWPASLELFAEKKYGETRLWFAEPAGN from the coding sequence GTGAGCCGGATTGTTGCCGGTGCCGCCGGTGGAACGCCGCTGGTGTCGGTGCCCGGCGACGGCACGCGGCCCACCACGGACCGGGTGAAGGAGGCGCTGTTCTCGCGCCTGGAATCCATGAACATGCTCGCCGATGTCCGGGTGCTGGACCTCTATGCCGGCTCCGGCTCGCTCGGGGTGGAAAGCGCCAGCCGCGGGGCGAAGTCCGTGGAGCTGGTGGAGTTCAATGAAAAGGCCGCCGGCGTGTGTCAGCGCAATGCCGAACTCGTGAACAAGGTCCGCGGAGCCAAGGTTGTCTCGGTGCAGCGGTCCCGGGTGGAATCGTTCCTCGCACGTGTGGCCGACGCCGGCGTGGACCAGTGGGACCTGGTCTTCATGGACCCGCCCTACCCCCTGACCGAGCCCGAACTGTCGCAGGTGCTGGAGCTTCTGGGCCCGCGGCTCAGCCCGTACGCGGTGGTGGTGGTGGAACGCTCCGCCCGCACGCCCGAGCCCGCCTGGCCGGCGTCGTTGGAGCTGTTTGCGGAGAAGAAGTACGGCGAGACACGGCTGTGGTTCGCCGAGCCGGCAGGTAATTGA
- the mutM gene encoding bifunctional DNA-formamidopyrimidine glycosylase/DNA-(apurinic or apyrimidinic site) lyase: MPELPEVEVVRRGLERWIVGRTVIGVAVHDPRSIRRHALGVEDFTGNLVGATVLDVVRRGKFLWMPLGDFAPGTSALPHTAPPHTALVAHLGMSGQLLVESPGQPHEKHLKVRLSFSARDGAPEELRFIDQRILGGLFVTSLVKTADGKPGGTGISIPAGAANGRESGGWALIPSEAAHIGRDPLDPNFSIDALHRKLRATKTGLKRALLDQGLVSGIGNIYADEALWAAKMHYARPTDTMRRPDTERIIHAAHDVMSRALDAGGTSFDSLYVNVNGASGYFSRSLNAYGREGQPCLRCAAAGLSTRIRRDTFMNRSSYSCPVCQPKPRNARL, translated from the coding sequence ATGCCTGAACTACCCGAAGTCGAGGTTGTCCGACGCGGTCTGGAACGCTGGATCGTGGGCCGGACCGTCATCGGCGTCGCCGTGCACGATCCCCGCTCCATCCGCCGCCACGCGCTCGGCGTGGAGGACTTCACCGGGAATCTGGTCGGCGCAACAGTCCTGGACGTGGTGCGCCGCGGCAAGTTCCTGTGGATGCCGCTGGGCGATTTCGCACCCGGCACTTCCGCACTCCCGCACACCGCGCCGCCGCACACCGCTCTCGTTGCCCATCTGGGCATGAGCGGCCAGCTGCTGGTGGAATCGCCCGGGCAGCCGCACGAGAAACACTTGAAGGTCCGGCTCTCCTTCTCCGCGCGTGACGGTGCTCCCGAAGAACTGCGCTTTATCGACCAGCGGATCCTTGGCGGGCTGTTTGTCACGTCCCTCGTGAAGACTGCCGACGGAAAGCCCGGCGGTACCGGCATTTCCATCCCCGCCGGAGCCGCGAACGGGCGCGAATCCGGAGGATGGGCACTGATTCCGTCCGAGGCGGCGCACATCGGCCGCGATCCGCTGGACCCCAACTTCTCCATCGACGCGCTGCACCGAAAATTGCGGGCCACGAAGACGGGCCTCAAGCGAGCCCTGCTCGATCAGGGGCTCGTCTCCGGCATCGGCAACATTTACGCTGACGAGGCCCTGTGGGCGGCCAAGATGCATTACGCCCGGCCCACTGACACCATGCGCCGCCCCGACACGGAGCGGATCATCCACGCCGCACATGACGTGATGTCCCGGGCCCTCGACGCCGGCGGCACCAGCTTCGATTCGCTGTACGTCAACGTCAACGGTGCCTCCGGCTACTTCTCCCGGTCACTGAACGCCTACGGGCGGGAGGGCCAGCCGTGCCTGCGGTGTGCTGCCGCCGGGCTGTCGACGAGGATCCGCCGGGACACCTTCATGAACCGGTCCTCCTACAGCTGTCCCGTCTGCCAGCCCAAACCCAGGAACGCCCGGCTCTAG
- a CDS encoding YceD family protein: protein MRTFNERIPVPEDFGTPLIKVTPGTDLDLELRFEAVHEGILVSGSVLVELTGECSRCLANFTEDLEVDVQELFFYEQPPAGLDEDEDTQRWVEHDFIDLEPVLRDAVVTALPFQPVCREDCEGLCSECGIRLADEPGHHHEILDPRWSALQGLTGEED, encoded by the coding sequence ATGCGGACTTTCAACGAACGTATTCCCGTGCCAGAGGATTTTGGCACCCCGCTCATCAAGGTGACGCCCGGAACCGATCTGGATCTGGAACTCCGATTTGAGGCCGTCCATGAAGGAATTCTGGTGTCGGGCAGCGTGCTTGTCGAATTGACAGGCGAATGCTCCCGGTGCCTGGCGAACTTCACGGAGGACCTTGAGGTTGATGTGCAGGAACTTTTCTTCTACGAGCAACCCCCCGCGGGCCTTGATGAAGACGAAGATACGCAACGTTGGGTCGAGCACGATTTCATCGATCTTGAACCGGTGTTGCGGGACGCAGTGGTAACCGCCCTGCCGTTCCAGCCGGTGTGCCGGGAAGACTGTGAGGGCCTGTGTTCCGAATGCGGGATACGCCTTGCGGATGAGCCGGGGCACCACCACGAGATCCTGGATCCCCGGTGGTCCGCCCTGCAGGGCTTGACCGGCGAAGAAGACTAG
- a CDS encoding aminotransferase class I/II-fold pyridoxal phosphate-dependent enzyme, with protein sequence MTTPWQRTADGANLLGPDGSLGVTIFEEITTLANRHQAINLGQGFPDEDGPAELSRMAQEAIAGGHNQYAPGKGILELRQAVAKHQERFYGLTPDPDTEIVITTGATEAIASAILALTGPGDEVLTFEPFYDSYGAMIGLSGASHTTVPLLAPDFMPDLAALENSFSQRTKMVIVNNPHNPTGAVFPETVLTEVVRLAIKYDAVILTDEVYEHLTFGPRHIPVATLPGAAERTLTISSAGKTFSFTGWKVGWISGPAELVAAARTVKQFLSYSSGTPFQTAIAAGLRMDETFFTGAAATLRRKRDILSEGLRAAGLDVLTSQGTYFINADTAALGITDATALARRLPELIGVAAIPVAVFCHPEGAQRTRSLLRFAFCKREEVLEQAAGRLATLQDKL encoded by the coding sequence ATGACCACCCCATGGCAGCGCACCGCGGACGGCGCCAACCTTTTGGGCCCGGACGGCTCGCTGGGGGTGACCATTTTTGAGGAAATCACCACGCTCGCCAACAGGCACCAGGCCATCAACCTGGGCCAGGGCTTCCCCGACGAGGACGGGCCGGCCGAGCTCAGCCGCATGGCGCAGGAGGCCATCGCCGGCGGCCACAACCAGTACGCGCCCGGCAAGGGCATCCTCGAGCTGCGCCAAGCGGTCGCCAAACACCAGGAACGCTTTTACGGCCTCACCCCGGACCCGGACACGGAAATCGTCATCACCACGGGCGCCACGGAAGCCATCGCCTCGGCCATCCTCGCGCTGACCGGACCCGGCGACGAAGTCCTCACCTTCGAACCGTTCTACGATTCCTACGGCGCCATGATCGGCCTCAGCGGCGCCAGCCACACCACCGTGCCCCTGCTGGCCCCCGATTTCATGCCGGACCTCGCCGCCTTGGAAAACAGCTTCAGCCAACGCACCAAAATGGTCATCGTCAACAACCCGCACAACCCCACCGGCGCAGTGTTCCCCGAGACCGTGCTCACCGAGGTGGTCCGCCTCGCCATCAAGTACGATGCCGTGATCCTCACCGACGAGGTCTACGAGCACCTCACGTTTGGTCCCCGGCACATACCCGTGGCGACGCTGCCCGGGGCGGCGGAACGGACACTGACCATTTCCTCGGCCGGCAAGACGTTCTCCTTCACTGGCTGGAAGGTCGGCTGGATCTCGGGCCCGGCGGAGCTGGTCGCCGCGGCCCGCACGGTTAAACAGTTCCTGTCCTATTCCTCCGGCACCCCGTTTCAGACCGCCATCGCCGCGGGCCTGCGCATGGATGAGACCTTCTTCACGGGCGCCGCCGCCACGCTGCGCCGCAAGCGCGACATCCTCAGCGAAGGCCTGCGCGCAGCCGGCCTGGACGTGCTCACCTCCCAGGGCACCTACTTCATCAACGCCGACACCGCAGCGCTGGGCATCACCGACGCCACGGCCCTGGCCCGCCGCCTCCCGGAGCTCATCGGCGTGGCAGCCATCCCCGTCGCCGTTTTCTGCCACCCCGAGGGCGCACAACGGACCCGGTCCCTGCTGCGCTTCGCGTTCTGCAAGAGGGAAGAAGTGCTGGAGCAGGCCGCCGGACGTCTGGCCACCCTGCAGGACAAGCTGTAG
- a CDS encoding NPCBM/NEW2 domain-containing protein, whose product MRAPRNQRRFAASLRWRASAAAAVGAALLGGMLLAPLQPAQALDNGVALTPPMGWNSWNQVRCYGLNENVVKATADAMAANGMAKAGYDNVVVDDCWQGGRGADGALFSNPDRFPGGMKALGDYIHSKGLKFGIYAVPGSETCANHWDAYPIYGLGSLNHEQQDADTFASWGVDYLKYDWCRADETDNLNRQAAFAKMRDALKQTGRKMVYGISEYGVTQPWTWGKDIANLWRTTSDIAPTWASISGIINSQASLSQYAGPGGWNDPDMLQVGNGSLTDDENRSHFGMWAMLSAPLFMGTDLTQLSPETLKTVSNAEVVAVDQDPLGKQAVRVRNSGGIQVWAKELSGGDIAVALFNTTAQQQLISSNVGEVKGSGAYSVRSLWDGADVLNTSSAFSATVPSHGTALLRLTPGTIPGLPSVPGIGGKVTLAPGASGTIPVTVQNIDQSALAGASLTFAATPGLTLPTTAVAVPSIAAGGTATVQVPVTAGSKAAGSYTVPVTISVGGKEFPGSVTVKVLLADSVYVSDLTWDNSTNGWGPVERDMAVGGNAANDGPAIKLGGVTYPKGLGTNSPASVTFTVDAQCTTFRSVIGIDDDVIARAAKDGVTPRSTFEVYADGKQVYAKTIAQGIDQPQTLAVDISGAKVVELRNNLVGTASTASWHAWADWADAKLDCGAADVVAPTATITTDTAANAAGWWKAPVVLTVAGADDRGGPLALESRTDSGAWTPYTAPVTLSAEDRHTFEARATDAAGNVSEVAHQSVGIDTTGPKLALANDKAGKAITVTASDALSGLAKVEYRIDGKDTWLPSGAAIAMTGKPTLVRVRATDVAGNVTNGSIQWERRHRPNPPGRGGAGAH is encoded by the coding sequence TTGCGCGCACCAAGAAATCAACGACGATTCGCCGCCTCGCTTCGATGGCGGGCCAGTGCAGCCGCAGCCGTGGGCGCAGCCCTTTTGGGCGGCATGCTGCTGGCCCCGCTCCAGCCGGCCCAGGCGCTGGACAACGGGGTGGCACTGACGCCGCCCATGGGGTGGAACAGCTGGAACCAGGTCCGCTGCTACGGCCTGAACGAGAATGTCGTCAAGGCAACGGCCGATGCCATGGCTGCCAACGGCATGGCCAAGGCCGGCTATGACAACGTGGTGGTCGACGACTGCTGGCAGGGCGGGCGGGGAGCCGACGGTGCCCTCTTTTCCAACCCCGACCGCTTTCCCGGCGGCATGAAGGCGCTTGGCGACTACATCCACTCCAAGGGCCTGAAGTTCGGCATCTATGCGGTTCCCGGCAGTGAAACGTGCGCCAACCATTGGGACGCCTACCCCATTTACGGGCTGGGCAGCCTCAACCACGAACAGCAGGACGCCGACACCTTTGCCTCGTGGGGCGTGGACTACCTCAAGTACGACTGGTGCCGCGCCGACGAGACCGACAACCTCAACCGCCAGGCCGCCTTCGCCAAGATGCGCGATGCCCTGAAGCAAACGGGCCGGAAGATGGTCTACGGTATTTCCGAATACGGGGTCACCCAGCCCTGGACGTGGGGCAAGGACATCGCCAACCTGTGGCGCACCACCAGCGACATCGCCCCCACCTGGGCCTCGATCAGCGGCATCATCAACAGCCAGGCAAGCTTGTCACAATACGCCGGCCCCGGCGGCTGGAATGACCCCGACATGCTGCAGGTGGGCAACGGAAGCCTTACGGACGATGAAAACCGCAGCCACTTTGGCATGTGGGCCATGCTTTCGGCGCCGCTGTTCATGGGCACGGACCTGACCCAGCTGTCCCCTGAAACCCTGAAGACCGTCAGCAACGCAGAAGTCGTGGCCGTCGACCAGGACCCACTGGGCAAGCAGGCCGTTCGTGTCCGCAACAGCGGCGGCATCCAGGTGTGGGCCAAGGAGCTCTCCGGTGGGGACATTGCCGTGGCGTTGTTCAACACCACCGCGCAGCAGCAGCTGATTTCCTCCAACGTGGGGGAAGTCAAGGGAAGCGGGGCCTACTCGGTGCGCTCCCTGTGGGACGGCGCCGACGTCCTCAACACCTCCAGTGCCTTCTCTGCCACGGTCCCGAGCCATGGCACCGCACTCTTGCGCCTGACCCCCGGCACAATACCGGGCCTGCCTTCGGTTCCCGGCATCGGGGGCAAGGTCACGCTGGCTCCAGGGGCCTCGGGGACCATTCCGGTCACGGTGCAAAATATCGACCAGTCCGCCCTCGCCGGGGCAAGCCTGACGTTTGCGGCCACACCCGGGCTGACACTTCCCACAACCGCCGTGGCGGTGCCAAGCATTGCGGCCGGAGGCACGGCCACCGTCCAGGTTCCCGTGACCGCCGGATCCAAGGCCGCTGGCAGCTACACGGTCCCGGTGACCATCTCCGTCGGGGGTAAGGAATTCCCCGGAAGCGTCACGGTAAAAGTCCTGCTGGCCGACAGTGTGTACGTCTCGGACCTGACGTGGGACAACTCCACCAACGGCTGGGGTCCGGTGGAACGGGACATGGCAGTGGGCGGCAACGCCGCCAACGACGGCCCGGCCATCAAACTAGGGGGCGTCACGTACCCGAAGGGCCTGGGCACCAACAGCCCCGCATCGGTGACGTTCACCGTGGATGCACAATGCACCACCTTCCGGTCCGTCATTGGCATCGACGACGACGTCATCGCACGTGCGGCGAAGGACGGCGTCACTCCTCGGAGCACCTTTGAGGTCTATGCCGACGGCAAGCAGGTCTATGCCAAGACCATTGCCCAAGGCATTGACCAACCGCAGACGCTTGCCGTGGACATCAGTGGGGCCAAGGTCGTTGAGCTGCGCAACAACCTCGTGGGCACCGCCTCCACCGCGTCCTGGCACGCCTGGGCGGACTGGGCCGATGCGAAACTGGACTGCGGCGCTGCCGACGTCGTGGCGCCCACGGCGACCATCACCACAGACACGGCCGCCAACGCCGCCGGCTGGTGGAAGGCCCCGGTCGTGCTCACCGTTGCAGGCGCAGACGACCGCGGCGGGCCGCTGGCCCTGGAGAGCCGCACCGACTCGGGCGCCTGGACCCCCTACACCGCCCCGGTGACCCTGTCGGCCGAGGATAGGCACACTTTCGAAGCGCGGGCCACCGATGCGGCCGGAAACGTCTCCGAGGTGGCCCACCAGAGCGTCGGGATCGACACAACCGGCCCGAAGCTCGCACTGGCCAACGACAAGGCAGGCAAGGCCATCACCGTGACCGCCTCCGACGCCCTCTCCGGGCTGGCCAAAGTGGAATACAGGATCGACGGCAAGGACACCTGGCTTCCATCCGGAGCCGCGATCGCCATGACCGGCAAGCCGACCCTGGTGCGCGTGCGCGCCACGGACGTGGCCGGGAACGTCACCAACGGCTCAATCCAGTGGGAACGTCGACACCGGCCCAATCCTCCGGGACGGGGCGGTGCCGGAGCCCACTGA
- the coaD gene encoding pantetheine-phosphate adenylyltransferase, which produces MQRAVCPGSFDPIHKGHIEVIARATALFDEVVVAVSTNYAKTYRFTLNERLDMARTTFSALSGIVVEPMGEGLLSDFCHSRGISAIVKGLRSSSDFDYELPMATMNRQLSGVETVFLPGDSRYLHLSSTLIKEVHTLGGDVSDFVPRAVLRRLQGDVGPDTRPTPVVPPRP; this is translated from the coding sequence ATGCAGCGCGCCGTATGCCCCGGATCGTTCGACCCGATCCACAAGGGGCACATAGAAGTCATCGCGAGGGCCACCGCACTTTTCGACGAGGTGGTCGTGGCCGTGTCGACAAACTATGCCAAGACGTACCGGTTCACGCTGAATGAACGCCTGGACATGGCACGGACCACGTTTTCGGCCCTGTCGGGGATCGTGGTGGAGCCGATGGGGGAGGGGCTGCTGTCCGACTTCTGCCATTCGCGCGGAATTTCCGCCATCGTCAAGGGCCTGCGCTCCTCCTCGGATTTCGACTACGAGCTGCCCATGGCCACCATGAACCGCCAGCTCTCCGGAGTGGAGACGGTCTTCCTGCCCGGTGACAGCCGCTACCTGCACCTGTCCTCAACGCTCATCAAGGAAGTCCACACGCTCGGCGGGGACGTCTCCGACTTCGTGCCGCGGGCCGTGTTGCGCCGGCTGCAGGGCGACGTGGGACCGGACACCCGCCCGACGCCGGTGGTCCCGCCACGCCCATAG
- a CDS encoding SDR family NAD(P)-dependent oxidoreductase, whose protein sequence is MSKSLIAIVGAGPGVSAGIARRFGSEGFQVVLLARRLDSVKSEAVKLKAQGIEAHAIVADAASRDSLAEAFAQVESEFGAPDVMVYNAGANSISEPSALSAEDMLNDFTINVAGALNSAQLVIPAMTVRGSGCILFTGGMLALRPVASRASAAISKAGLRNLAFTLADELAPAGITVGTVTIGGVVKPGTFFDPDLIAEQYWNLFSGKDQKEIVYQES, encoded by the coding sequence ATGAGCAAGTCGCTAATTGCCATCGTCGGGGCGGGCCCCGGCGTCAGCGCGGGAATCGCCAGGAGGTTCGGCAGTGAGGGATTCCAGGTGGTCCTGCTGGCACGGCGTCTGGATTCAGTGAAGTCGGAGGCAGTGAAGCTCAAGGCCCAGGGCATCGAAGCCCATGCCATCGTCGCCGACGCCGCGTCCCGGGACAGCCTGGCGGAGGCCTTCGCCCAGGTTGAATCCGAGTTCGGGGCCCCGGACGTCATGGTGTACAACGCCGGCGCCAACTCCATCTCCGAGCCGTCCGCGCTGTCCGCAGAAGACATGCTCAACGACTTCACGATCAACGTCGCGGGCGCCCTGAACTCCGCGCAGCTCGTCATCCCGGCCATGACCGTACGCGGCTCCGGGTGCATTTTGTTCACCGGCGGCATGCTCGCCCTGCGCCCCGTGGCCTCACGGGCCTCCGCGGCGATCTCAAAGGCGGGGCTGCGAAACCTCGCCTTCACTCTGGCTGACGAACTGGCGCCGGCAGGCATCACCGTCGGCACCGTCACGATCGGCGGGGTGGTCAAGCCCGGGACATTCTTCGATCCGGACCTTATCGCGGAACAGTACTGGAACCTCTTCTCCGGCAAGGACCAGAAGGAGATCGTGTACCAGGAGAGCTAG
- a CDS encoding SPFH domain-containing protein, translating into MPLLLAFLPLIAIIVAVVVLLVVIRVSVKMMWQVAEPNEALIISGLTRGRPATTDGMDFKIVTGKGAFVVPGLQTVRALSLTLNETELQVNCVTSQGIQVVVQGVVIFKIGDSTPFIANAARRFLGQQPKMESQVYNVFEGHLRSIIGSMTVEEIIRERDKLASQVRSASGIEMEKLGLVVDSLQIKDLEDPTGYIQNLAKPHIAQVKMEARIAEATRNREAAEKEAEAASLIADAQSVSAIRQSAAAANAERARANAAQAGPLAEATARQQVVVQETQVAMLEADREEQKLQTTVRKPADARAYAQRTEAEAQKAADISAAEARAKKTEVEAQANATAAAAMAGATKITGEAEAAATRARGEAAASAIKAKALAEADGIKARAEALGSNQEAVISQQLAENMPAIVAAAAEPFGHVGQLTVLNGGDGVNEMVGGILAQVGSYLPALTESLRKGKGDGGRPSQP; encoded by the coding sequence ATGCCATTACTGTTAGCGTTCCTGCCACTCATCGCCATCATCGTGGCGGTGGTGGTGCTTCTCGTGGTGATCCGGGTGTCCGTGAAAATGATGTGGCAGGTGGCCGAACCCAACGAGGCCCTGATTATCTCCGGCTTGACCCGCGGACGGCCCGCCACCACCGACGGCATGGACTTTAAGATTGTCACCGGTAAGGGCGCGTTTGTGGTCCCCGGGCTGCAGACCGTCCGCGCCCTGTCGCTGACGTTGAACGAGACGGAGCTGCAGGTCAACTGCGTCACGTCGCAGGGCATCCAGGTGGTGGTCCAGGGCGTGGTGATCTTCAAGATCGGGGACTCGACGCCGTTCATCGCCAACGCCGCGCGGCGCTTCCTGGGACAGCAGCCCAAGATGGAAAGCCAGGTCTACAACGTCTTTGAAGGGCACCTGCGCTCCATCATCGGCAGCATGACCGTCGAGGAGATCATTCGGGAGCGCGACAAGCTCGCGTCCCAGGTGCGCAGCGCCAGCGGCATTGAAATGGAGAAGCTGGGGCTGGTGGTCGACTCCCTGCAGATCAAGGACCTCGAGGACCCCACCGGGTATATCCAAAACCTGGCGAAGCCGCACATTGCCCAGGTCAAGATGGAGGCGCGGATTGCGGAGGCCACCCGCAACCGCGAGGCCGCCGAGAAGGAAGCCGAGGCGGCGTCTCTCATTGCCGACGCGCAAAGCGTCTCCGCCATCCGGCAGTCCGCCGCCGCCGCCAACGCCGAGCGTGCCCGGGCCAACGCGGCACAGGCCGGCCCGCTCGCCGAGGCCACGGCGCGGCAGCAGGTGGTGGTGCAGGAGACCCAGGTGGCCATGCTGGAGGCCGACCGCGAGGAACAAAAGCTTCAGACCACCGTCCGCAAGCCCGCCGACGCCCGGGCCTACGCCCAGCGCACCGAGGCCGAAGCCCAGAAGGCGGCGGACATCAGCGCCGCCGAGGCCCGGGCCAAAAAGACCGAGGTGGAGGCGCAGGCCAACGCCACGGCCGCCGCGGCCATGGCCGGCGCCACGAAGATCACCGGCGAGGCCGAGGCTGCCGCGACGAGGGCACGCGGGGAGGCGGCGGCGTCGGCCATCAAGGCCAAGGCCCTTGCCGAGGCCGACGGCATCAAGGCCCGCGCGGAGGCCCTCGGCAGCAACCAGGAGGCCGTCATCTCGCAGCAGCTGGCGGAAAACATGCCCGCCATTGTTGCCGCCGCGGCCGAGCCCTTCGGCCATGTGGGCCAGCTGACCGTCCTCAACGGCGGCGACGGCGTCAACGAGATGGTCGGCGGCATCCTGGCCCAGGTGGGGAGCTACCTGCCCGCCCTGACCGAATCGCTGAGGAAGGGAAAGGGCGATGGCGGGCGGCCGTCCCAACCGTAG